Proteins encoded within one genomic window of Oryza glaberrima chromosome 12, OglaRS2, whole genome shotgun sequence:
- the LOC127756583 gene encoding uncharacterized protein LOC127756583 — MDNVRRSSVTSVMSGIGSSPAALTESTPRATLAPPSNRHADWRGLPDAAVARVLDRLPVLDLFRLGYLFSPRWLDIWRRLPLYLHDHQFAAPPIAADDVAQAITNVLELHVRNGVQFVPVQGGGGGGGGGGHGGNEVAARDGGGGDVSSDDEEYGIYDDVTANDDGGYEIGRVWCFRVETTPWRKGHLHRWCAALRRGRARVVVLANLYLLEHTRLPRALLDGTSLVALHLFYFTVEAYHIDRLRGLGLYGCVLEPGMIERVLHPESEIRELAIHSAMGGTIAVIAAAATRLRSLRMFNIQVGTVAVDDAVELRNLHMRDTRPSRIAINGAPRLRRIISLDIFHTVLEIQGIVIQAGMVEQPPEIRSVRHLGLRVNYTAMVDMLPRQIEQILRSFPRVKSLDIWRCDDVTQAEGLLQWDDVHYDGSNFFDGLESFNHHLRWIYLRGFRGGKCEVALMKIMLDKARVLTLLRMEYSPLPSSLIEHTLNQLDLSLRNFKLHTPNGAVRGDLVSFVAADASGSCVRLAAQG; from the exons ATGGACAACGTTCGCCGGAGCAGCGTCACCTCCGTCATGTCCGGCATCgggtcctcgccggcggcgctcaCCGAGTCCACTCCGCGCGCCACGCTCGCGCCTCCCTCCAACCGGCACGCCGACTGGCGGGGGCTcccggacgccgccgtcgcccgcgtccTCGACCGCCTCCCCGTCCTCGACCTCTTCCGCCTCGGCTACCTCTTCTCCCCGCGCTGGCTCGACATCTGGCGCCGCCTACCGCTGTATCTCCACGACCACCAGTTCGCCGCTCCCCcgatcgccgccgacgacgtcgcccAAGCAATCACCAACGTCCTCGAGCTCCACGTTCGCAACGGCGTCCAATTCGTACCCgtacaaggcggcggcggcggtggcggtggcggtggacaTGGAGGCAACGAGGTAGCTGCCCgggatggcggaggcggcgacgtcagcagcgacgacgaggagtaCGGCATCTACGACGACGTCACCGCCAACGACGACGGTGGCTACGAGATCGGCCGCGTCTGGTGCTTCCGAGTAGAGACCACGCCATGGCGCAAGGGCCACCTCCACCGCTGGTGCGCCGCGCTCCGGCGAGGCCGtgctcgcgtcgtcgtcctcgccaacCTCTACCTACTAGAGCACACCCGCCTTCCTCGAGCCCTCCTCGACGGCACCAGCCTCGTGGCGCTCCACCTCTTCTACTTCACCGTGGAAGCCTACCACATCGACAGGCTCCGCGGCCTCGGGCTGTACGGCTGCGTCCTGGAACCCGGCATGATCGAGCGAGTCCTCCACCCCGAATCAGAGATCCGGGAGCTCGCAATCCACAGCGCCATGGGGGGAACcatcgccgtcatcgccgccgccgccacgcgcctcCGGTCTCTGCGCATGTTCAACATCCAGGTGGGCACGGTCGCCGTGGACGACGCCGTCGAGCTGCGGAATCTTCACATGCGCGACACGAGGCCATCCAGGATCGCCATCAATGGCGCGCCCAGGTTGCGAAGAATCATCTCTCTTGACATCTTCCACACCGTCTTGGAGATCCAAGGCATAGTGATTCAg GCTGGGATGGTGGAGCAGCCTCCAGAGATCCGTTCTGTCAGGCATCTCGGCTTACGGGTGAACTACACAGCGATGGTCGACATGTTGCCCCGCCAGATAGAGCAGATCCTGAGGAGTTTCCCACGCGTAAAATCACTGGATATCTGG AGATGCGATGACGTTACACAAGCAGAAGGGCTCCTCCAATGGGACGATGTACACTATGATGGGAGCAATTTCTTCGATGGCCTTGAGAGCTTCAACCATCACCTGAGGTGGATATATCTTAGAGGTTTCAGAGGGGGAAAGTGTGAAGTTGCTCTGATGAAAATCATGCTGGACAAAGCTAGAGTCCTGACACTGTTAAGGATGGAGTACTCGCCATTGCCAAGCAGCCTCATCGAGCACACCCTGAATCAGCTCGACTTGTCTCTCCGGAATTTCAAGCTGCACACTCCAAATGGTGCCGTCAGAGGCGATCTTGTGTCCTTTGTTGCAGCTGATGCTTCCGGAAGTTGCGTACGACTAGCAGCGCAAGGCTAG
- the LOC127756586 gene encoding uncharacterized protein LOC127756586 has product MEEARARIVASAVARLNLVPWATRTHATPAAALAPPVGDIPHAQWRGLPDDVVARVLVRLPVLDLFRLGYLFSPRWLDIWRANPLHLHDRQFASPRIAADDVADAIANVLELHVGDGVQFVGVQGGVGSDDDDDGDGGGGDEVVGADGDDLGVIVNPGLVDDDDDGGDDHDGGLDVAEDEAAVQNAGVVDDSGPGVAVELEEGPEDEASGVEDESADQAGRHRPPSPGGIGADDGVISDDDLYGHDDIPAGGYEIGRVYSFRVETTRWRLDRWCTALQRGRVREVILANLAIEGHPDLSQGIRDYGTSLKGLHVSFFTVKADHIDPLVNLRGLGLCGCAINHGVISRALRPESEIRGLTVDFNRQLGDVSVQNTRLRSLEMFDNLMEGSTITVDDTIQFRNLDLYPTRPSRICIVDAPSLRRIGSLDLFNTVLEIKGVVIQAGMVQRPPKKCSVRILGLRVNYTEMGHRVPREIEQILKCFPCLEQLEIMRDDEVTQEERLLEADDEHIYQGNNFFRDLGCFKHHLRRIYLTGFRGGKYELALGKAILDEARAGTQFKMLLPLGSNTDNISNQQRWLIEHFRMNTPNDAVRDGHVSIILSLDDWTWT; this is encoded by the exons ATGGAAGAGGCCCGCGCGAGAATCGTCGCCTCCGCCGTGGCCAGATTGAACCTAGTACCGTGGGCGACGAGGACGCATGCCACTCCGGCCGCTGCCCTCGCGCCGCCCGTCGGCGACATCCCGCACGCCCAGTGGCGGGGGCTAcccgacgacgtcgtcgccaGGGTGCTCGTCCGCCTCCCCGTCCTCGACCTGTTCCGCCTCGGTTACCTCTTCTCCCCACGCTGGCTCGACATCTGGCGAGCCAACCCGCTGCATCTCCACGACCGCCAGTTCGCCTCTCCCCggatcgccgccgacgacgtcgccgacgccatcgccaACGTTCTCGAGCTCCACGTCGGGGACGGCGTCCAGTTCGTAGGCGTACAAGGAGGCGTTgggagcgacgacgacgacgatggagatggaggtggaggcgacgaGGTAGTTGGTGCGGATGGCGACGACCTGGGCGTCATCGTCAACCCTGGCCTAgtggatgacgacgacgatggtggcgaTGATCATGACGGGGGCCTCGACGTCGCCGAAGACGAGGCAGCAGTTCAAAACGCCGGAGTCGTCGACGATTCTGGACCGGGGGTCGCCGTCGAACTCGAAGAGGGGCCAGAAGATGAAGCCAGTGGAGTCGAAGACGAATCAGCAGATCaagccggccgccaccgccccccaTCCCCTGGAGGCAtaggcgccgacgacggcgtcaTCAGCGATGACGACCTCTACGGCCACGACGACATCCCAGCTGGTGGTTACGAGATCGGCCGCGTCTACAGCTTCCGAGTGGAGACCACGCGGTGGCGCCTCGACCGCTGGTGCACCGCGCTCCAGCGCGGCCGTGTTCGTGAGGTCATCCTCGCCAACCTCGCCATAGAAGGGCACCCCGACCTCTCCCAGGGCATCCGCGACTACGGCACAAGCCTCAAGGGACTCCACGTCTCCTTCTTCACCGTGAAAGCGGACCACATCGACCCCCTCGTCAATCTCCGCGGCCTCGGGTTGTGCGGCTGCGCCATCAACCACGGCGTAATCTCGCGAGCACTCCGGCCCGAATCGGAAATCCGGGGGCTGACGGTCGATTTCAACAGGCAGCTGGGAGACGTCTCCGTCCAGAACACGCGCCTCCGGTCTCTGGAGATGTTCGACAACCTGATGGAGGGCAGCACGATCACCGTGGACGACACCATCCAATTCCGGAACCTTGACCTGTACCCGACGAGGCCATCCAGGATCTGCATCGTTGACGCGCCCAGCCTGCGAAGAATCGGCTCTCTCGATCTCTTCAACACCGTCTTGGAGATCAAAGGCGTTGTGATTCAG GCTGGGATGGTGCAGCGTCCTCCAAAGAAGTGTTCTGTCAGGATTCTCGGCTTACGGGTGAACTACACAGAGATGGGTCACAGGGTGCCCCGTGAGATAGAGCAGATTCTGAAGTGTTTCCCATGCTTAGAGCAACTGGAGATCATG AGAGACGATGAGGTTACACAAGAAGAAAGGCTCCTCGAAGCGGATGATGAACACATCTATCAAGGGAACAATTTCTTCCGTGACCTTGGTTGTTTCAAGCATCACCTGAGGCGGATATATCTTACAGGTTTCAGAGGGGGCAAGTATGAACTTGCTCTGGGCAAAGCCATCCTCGACGAAGCTCGAGCTGGGACACAGTTCAAAATGTTACTCCCACTAGGCAGCAATACCGACAACATCTCGAACCAGCAAAGATGGCTTATCGAACATTTCAGAATGAACACTCCAAATGATGCTGTTAGAGACGGGCATGTGTCCATTATTCTAAGTTTGGATGATTGGACTTGGACTTGA